The Neoarius graeffei isolate fNeoGra1 chromosome 23, fNeoGra1.pri, whole genome shotgun sequence genome segment gttttattttttcctgatctcatttttcttcttttgttattacatttttggATCTTATTTTTCTTGCTcttgtttaatttattttgtattgttattaatatacctcatttatttatttataataaaaaTCCAATCACATTAATCAGGATGATTCTGTGCGCCATTTTCTTAGCTCCGCCCACATGGTACCCACTCAAGAAAAATAACCAAATTCATCTTTTGTAACTAAATATAACACGTCTCGATTGGCGGTGGAAACAGCGATGATGCAAAGGATTATGGGTTATTTGTCGAgtatcatgggggggggggggggggtgccttTACAGTGAGAAGAGTATGGGAGAGTGTGGAGTTGGTGTGTTCTGTTCCTACCAGTCCCTTCTGTAACCGGGATTCTTCAGTTCTGTTAGGAAACAAAATCAAGTGTCAGGAcgaggaggaaggaaggaaggaaggaaggaaggaaaaaagaacTGCCTGAAGAGATGTTTACCTGCTGAGTAAGAGCTCGACATGTTCCATGTTGCACTGCAGGACAAAAACTGGGCTGAAGAAATAAAATACAGAAAGATGCAGGTGATGAAAACGCTGTGCATCTTATAACCTCTGGAACACTGATGCTGAGTACCTGAGTACAGCAGGGAACATGTCCACGGCGATGTGGTGCACAAACAGTAAATGTGCCAGACTGGCCAGAGACTCCTTTGGATATCGGACTTCCTCCTCCAGGAATCCGGGAACGCCGCGCTTCCGTGGGATACTGTGAGACAACAAGTCCGAGAGCGACTCGCCGATACTACAGAGAGTAacctacacagagagagagagagagagagagagagagagagagagagagacagagacacacacagagacagagagggagtgcaacacagacagagagagacagacaaacagagggaaggagaaagagagacagagtatTATTTTCAATAAGGCATAACGTTACAGAACTGATTTGAACACAAGCATCATGCAGTTTTCTGACCAGGACGTCTGTGGCGAAGTCTCTGAGAGGAGACGTCTCTAACGTGTCCTGATCCTTCAGCTGGACGTCCAGCAGAGGCCCACTCAAACTCTTCATACAGCTGGAACAATAGCGAGAGCAGATCCACCACCACAGCATAAACATTCCCCTTCAAAAAACTTGCCTTTTTAACATTACAGCATGATGAGGAACGCGCTAGATTCAGTAGATGCTGGAGTTTGTTTCAAATTTTTTACAACagcataaaaaaaattaaaggtgCAGTTTGTGATTTTTCCAGCGTGTTTCTACACTTGCTATTTGCACATCATTTTAAAGAAACCGTATAAAACATGTTACTGATATTTTTTCCATGCAGTGGTTCTCATTAGTTTCTTCAATTCAGGATTATGAATTcatttttctggccctgaaatcAGCCACACCCCCAAGGCAGCCTATATTTTTTAGACCCGTGCCATCACAGACATTTAAAGATGCTTTAGAAAATCAGAGTCACAACATATTTTTCTTCAATACTTTCTTCATTTCAGGTTTGAGTTTAcatttttctggccctgaaataAGCCCCTCCCCCCAGTATGGTTTATAATTGTTTTTAGATCACCACATCAATTTACAAAACACCCCAGAAAGCCTGAGAATCACAGTTTTTCCATGAAGTGGTTCGCATTAGTTTTATATCATGAGTGCTTCTCATATTTTCTGGTCCTGAAATAAGCCCCGCCCCCAGCTGGAACAAACCCAACAAACAGATACGAGGTTTCAACAGATGAGCCTTGGTCATGCTAGCGTTTGAGACACAGCGCTGCTGTATTCCAGCGTTAGAAACCTACTATTTCAGGATCTCCACCCGGAGCTCGTCGTCCCTGGAGACGGTGCGATGTTCCTTGATGTTCTCCTTGATCTCCTCCACAAAGGGTTTGATGAAGTGGGACAGAGCCGTGCAGCAGCGACACAAACCAAACACGTCGTCCTCCTCCTGCTCTCGGCTCTGAGGAACAGGAAGTTTGGTCACCTGACTGAGCAGAGTGGAGAGAGCCATGCCCAGAGTCGAGGCCTTCCTCTTCCCCAGCTTCAGCAGCactgcagacagagagagagagagagagagagagtcaaagcTTCGGAGTGTCGCAGGAGAAAAGCATTTGCCTTGGGGTcgggtatgcagaagagggcagatagcactttcctctgagtgtgttacatAAAGACGCAGTTCAGCATCACGTGTCTCTCGATAGGGAGATTGGGGAGATGGGCGGGGCTTTAAAGtgaccaagattttttttttcttttaaaggagAGACAGAAAATCAAAACAGAAAGTCAGGCAAATGAAAGTCGCATAAAAGGAAGAAAAtgagtgaaaagaaagaaagaaagaaagaaagaaagaaagaaagaaagaaagaaagaaagaaagaaagactgaaggaacaaaagaaaaatacaaagaaaagacagacccaaaataaaatgaaagaaagaaagaaggaaagactgaaggaacaaaagaaaaatacaaagaaaaggcAGACccaaaataaaatgaaagaaagaaagaaggaaagactgaaggaacaaaagaaaaatacaaagaaaagacagacccaaaataaaaagaaagaaagaaagaaagaaagaaagaaagaaagaaagaaagaaagaaagaaagaaagaaagaaagaaagactgaaggaacaaaagaaaaatacaaagaaaagacagacccaaaataaaaagaaagaaagaaagaaagaaagaaagaaaacttacAGAAAATCTAGAAAGAAAAAGTCAGAAAGAAAAGACAGACCCAAAATAAAGGAGaactaaagtaaaaaaaaaaaaaaaaaaaaaaaaaagtcagaaggtgaatgaaaaagaaaaaaatgaaagaaaaaaaaagatattttcatctgtttctatatttaataacttCTCCTCTAAAGTGTTTGTGCCGCTCCGTTCACTTTCTCCTCCACTGACTGCATTAACAGAGGAGTGGTGAAGTTGGTGACGATCCTCACCCGTCTGTAAGGGCGTGAGCAGCAgcatgatcatttcaaccacagcgtCAGGATCAGCTTCCTCCACCTGCTCCAGCAGACCAACCACCAGCTCTTTAGGGCTGCAAACCtgcaaacgcacacacacacaatccacatcACGTTACCATCACGTCGATCAGCTACTCCAAGGTGAAATCACACCACACACCTGCAGTAGGTGAGAGAGGATGGCCTGACAGTGCTGCAGGTTCTTCTCCTCCTTTTTCAGCAGAACTTTGACTAACGGCCCCAGAAGGTTCCATCCCATACAGCGCACTATACTCTAACACAAACAAAATACACAGGTGACATTTTGGATCCTGTTACAGTATGTGGAGTctgaggagttatatctatatctatctatctcagcTCACTTTATTTCTCTCGTCAATGATGACACTCAAGACGTGAGCGATGTGACCCTGCTCGATGCAGCTCCTCCCCGCCGTCTGGAACAGGTCAAAGACCTCTGGGGAGAAGTTCTCGTCCTGAACATATTGCTGCAGCGAGAACAAGCGGTTCAGCACAAGAGAAACGAGGGAAAGGGAAATGAGcagataaaaaacaaacaagcgaATAAAGCTGAACTCGTGTGATCTTACACAACTCTGTACGACATcactgaactgctccagcgccatctTACTGCATTTCTGTCGTGTCTGACCTGTATTACCTGCGCAGGGACCAGAAGAATACTTTATACTGCACACGctcatgtagtgtgtgtgtgtgtgtgtgtgtgtgtgtgtgtgtgtgtgtgtgtgtgctcacctgCAGCGCCTTTGAGTTTCAGTTTTCTGATCAGGTTTACAGACAGAGCATCGCTTTTCTGAATAATCCTGAAATGATAATTTGTCTTTTACTCGCAGCACCAATGATCCGATCCTGATGAAGTACAAACACGCTGACAACATATCACACATTTCACCTGGATTTTTATAATCACTCACCAGCTGCACTGTTACTCACTAAAAATGTATAATTGGCAAAAACACGCACCCATAACAAGGATGAATTTTTTGGTCAGATTTTCATAGGAGGTGATTTTGTAGAAgataaataaaacattttgtcAGGTTTTAGTGTGGCACAGCAGTTTTACATTGTCTTTGGTTGCAAAACGAAATATTAAAAGACAAATACTGTCTTATAAATAGAAATTTTCTTCATCCTCCCCTACCACAGATATCATACACattctttataataataataaattattacagTTATATTACAACAGTAGTAGTaaaaatgcttttatttttttcattttttaaaaagtattcaTTATAAATAGTATTTATAATAGTAAAAATATTGtaaaattatttatattattgattattttcctgtttgCTGTTTTCATTAATGTAATAAACACAAttaattacctcgcccgggacggagtccaccaagggtgaggtattgttttcgatcagatttccttgtttttttttgctaatgatattacgggaaaacggctggatcaagcttcatgaaactttcaggatagatgggcgttggtctcaaatagaacctccaacattctgagggtcatccggtcaaggtcaccaaaaaggtcaaaatcgttttgttGCGTCTACTGCCTGATATagaagcgctaaccactacgtcatcgtgctgtaagaatgtaagagtgtaacagtcgtgcactgcgcatacatgtgttccgattaaaatggccggtgagtgtatacaattcggttcaccattcaaaataaatggactaaagaaatcactttcagacatgtttatgcttattacagagggaaagtgcgttcgactgagctctagcgccgggccatttccaggaaataagagtttgggtcattggcgacagcgtgtgtatgtcagcctcagttcggaggtttcagtttcgaacacTATAAGAGGGAagggtagaataatataaagtacagacacttggtatattttacttctgtgatttttaaattgctcatttttggattacgcttcatttttgtagaattatatatatatatatatatatatatatatctccccgttcaaaagtttggggtcactttgaaatgtcgttatttttgaaagaaaagcactgttcttttcaacgaagatcactttaaactaatcagaaatccactctatacattgctaatgtggtaaatgactattctagctgcaaatgtgtggtttttggtgcaatatctccataggtgtatagaggcccatttccagcaactctcactccagtgttctaatggtacaatgtgtttgctcattgcctcagaaggctaatggatgattagaaaacccttgtacaatcatgttagcacagctgaaaacagttgagctctttagagaagctataaaactgaccttcctttgagcagattgagtttctggagcatcacatttgtggggtcgattaaatgctcaaaatggccagaaaaatgtctcgactatattttctattcattttacaacttatggtgggaaataaaagtgtgacttttcatggaaaacacaaaattgtctgggtgaccccaaacttttgaacggtagtatgtaatatatatatgcgctatatttactgtacggacatgggatcagaaaacaattatatttatagccacatggacccataaggtacctttttttttttttgcaatatcgtCCTTCAtaatcatcataagtgctaccaggcgaggtttgttttgcgtgGCAACACTTGTTGTATTTTTTACTGTCACTTTTATTCAATAGTAGTACCAACATTATTTTTGTAGCACTTTTGAGTATAaatacagtatttatttaatttatttagcatttttccttcatttatttagcttttttttattgttttactttttaaaaaaaatatttagttattTACAATTATTATAGAAAGCAACATAAAAAACACTCAAGAGCACACCAAGTATTCCCATTTTAAAAAAAGGCATTAAATATTACATAAATATCATGAAAAATCCCATTTTTGtcagttatttttaaaatgtgATTATTGCTCGGCTTCAAAAACTATTCATATGATATTTATATCGCTCAAAGATAAATTGAGagcaaagaaaaataattggcattattattgtTGTAATATTACTGTAGTACTAAGCAATGAGTGATAGTATTGTGTATTTATTCTATTTTTACTGGAATATTATTAAAATGTTCATAAGCTAATTTTACACATTATTCAAGCTGTTTaatcctttaattttttttttgctttgtaatTAATTTTGTGATGCTTCACTCAATACCAAGTGCTATAGAACTaaataaactattattattattattattattattattatagaaacaAGGAAGGATATGAATAAAAACAAGGAGTTAAAGCTCTAAAGAGCTTCTGTACACTGTTTTGTGGAATGTGTGCTTTGAATAATCtgaaagaaaatgaagaaaaaaaggttttaaatctGATCAGAAGCTGAAGGTGAAGTTCAGCCTCCTGCTTAGCCAGTTAGCAAACAAGCTAACTGATTCATATCTCGTGCACAGGAAACGAATAAATCTCTCCTAAAATGGTTTAACCAAAAACATAACAAGGTCATAACTATATAAATAGAATATAAATAATACCTTACTTTAATCCAAAACTCTTATAAAAGCCCAGAGATTGTTCCTCTCGCTCTGAGCCCCAGTATCAGTTCGCTGTACACCTCTTTTCCAAAATGACGCAGCGGGACCTTTTTGTCTCTTTGCGCTTGCTGTACAGCTGTGACGAAAGCGGAAGTAAGTGGCGGCTTTTGTTTTGGTGGAAGAAAGCATGGAGACGGGTGAGAAGGACCGAGCTCGCTCATCTAAACTTAAGAAAGGTAAATTAAAGGaagttgtacacattttaaagaaTAAATCAGTGTGTTTAGACAGTGAGAAACTCTTTATGAATAGCATTAAGCTTAATCCAGAGAATTAAACTAGATCGTGATGaaacataattttttttctttccaagtTTAACGTAAATAATTAAAGAGCAACTTTATGATCATTGCAGGTGGAAAAGCAGCTCAAGTGAGGTCAGCTGAAGAGGAAGCCAGAAGGTAATGAATTTTTCCCATCATGACAGGACACAGGTTCCTAACTGTCCTGCACAAAAGATAAGATATTCCTTTATTGATCCCCATGAGGGGAAATTCAGGTGTTGCAGTAGCTCAAGTACaaagtaaaatataaataacTGTAGACTTAGTTTAAAAAATGGCATATAATATAATAAAGACAGATATAAAATATAATAGGATATAATACAATTATATAGTGATGAGACTgacatggtatgggcacatcctgagaagagatgcagagcatgttggaaggagaatgttaaggatggagctgccaggcacacgaaaacgaggaaggccaaagaggagatacatggatgtggtgagagaggacatgaaagtggcaggtgtggtagagaaggatgaggaagacagggagcaatggagacgaaagagccgctgtggtgacccctaatcgggagcagccaaaagaagaagatatagTGTTTCCTAAAATTATATTATATTTCCTAACGTTATATTACAGCTTTTCCCTGCTGGAACACACATCATCCAGTTAATTCATCAGCTCATCCTGAATTTCCCCTCATGGGGATCAATAAGGGAATATCTTATCTTATTATCTCTAAATAATTCTGTGGACATCTAAAtagttggggtggcatggtggtgtagtggttagcgctatcgcctcacagcaagatggtctgggttcgagccccgtggccggcgagggcctttctgtgtggagtttgcatgttctccccgtgtccgcatgggtttcctccgggtactccggtttcccccacagtccaaagacatgcaggttaggttaactggtgactctaaattgagcgtaggtgtgaatgtgagtgtgaatggttgtctgtgtctatgtgtcagccctgtgatgacctggcgacttgtccagggtgtaccccgcctttcgcccgtagtcagctgggataggctccagcttgcctgcgaccctgtagaacaggataaagtggctagagataatgagatgagatctaaatAGTTTTATttatgtatagatagatagatagatagatagatagatagatagataaaagtaATTGAGTGTGAGAAGAATGATTGACAGATAGATGGGTAGATAGATCTATAGACACAAAGCTACCAGGGAGCTCTCTGAATAGGCAGAGAAGGCCAGTTTCTGGCTTTGGCTCAGAAGGTGGGATAAAATTTGAGGAGCCGGTAGATCCTGAGAAAGTTTAGCTGTGGAGTGTGATGTCCAGGGAGATGTCCTTGTTCACTGCCCCGCCACCAGGAGATGTTCCAGCATAAGGGGCGAAACATCTAGGAACGGTGGTCCCCAGCTGACAACCCTGAAGTTAACCAGACAGGTGGTGGTGGATGTGCAGCAGGCCTAGAGCTGAGCAGGTTAACATCTACCTGTACAAATTGATATAATGAAAATAAAGTAAGAAATAATTTAATGTTAGATAGATAGAATAAAGAGAATGATAGACGTGTAGATAGGAACGAAAGAAACAGTGCTAGAATATAATGATAGATGGCTAGATCTATATAATGAAAATAAAGTAAGAAATAATGTATTGCTTGATAGATAgaatgaaaagaaagaaatagTAGAGTGCTAAAAGAATGACGAGGGATGGATAGATAGACTGAAAATAAAGTCCGACATAATTGCGTGCTAGAAGTCTGATAGATGGATAGATTTTGGTTTTGATTGAGGAATGGAAATTCAAATTCTTTCTTGTCAGGAAGGAGGTTCTGAAGGAGGCCCTGAGGGAGAAGCTTGAGTTGGAGCGAAGAGCTCTTCAGGTGGTGGAAAGGCTCCTGGACGACAGCGTGACAGAGGATTTCCTGATAGACTGTGTAAGTAGCTGACTGCGACTTGAATCATCTGTGTGATACAGTTGTCTGTTTCTGGTGTGATGATGTGGATGCGTGTGCTTCAGGCTCGACTGATCACACCAGCAAACTACAGAGATGCCGTGGAGGAACGCTCCATCGCCAGACTGTGTGGATATCCTCTCTGCTCCAACAAATTCACTCACGTACGAAGCCTCTCTCTTTGTTACATTTCGTCCTGTATGTATTTTTTGAGCATAATTGTGAAGTGTTTAGCTTTTATCTTAGAAAAACAACATGTTCGGTAAATCCTGAGAGAGCTATCGCAGGGAAAACACAATGTTTCATATAAATAAAGCCGTGTTTTTATTGTAGTATTTTTACATTTCTGTATATATTCCAGGTTCTGACTCAGCAGTATAAAATTTCCACCAAGTCCAATAAGGTGTATGACATCACCGAGCGTAAGGTGGAGTACGTTTAGAGAAACATACTGCAATGAAACATCAATTTTCCAGAGCATTCTATGACTTAAATGTCACTTTGTGTCTGTTTCAGTGCTTCTGTAGTAATTTCTGCTACAAAGCCTCAAAATATCTCGAAGTCCAGATCTCCAAATCCCCGCTGTGGCTCAGAAAGGAGGAGAGGTAGTGGAActcttatttatttacatgagttCATAaaatctgggggcggcacggtggtgtagtggttagcgctgtcgcctcacagcaagaaggtcctgggttcgagccccgtggccggcgagggcctttctgtgcggagtttgcatgttctccccgtgtccgcgtgggtttcctccgggtgctccggtttcccccacagtccaaagacatgcaggttaggttaactggtgactctaaattgagcgtaggtgtgaatggttgtctgtgtctatgtgtcagccctgtgatgacctggcgacttgtccagggtgtaccccgcctttcgcccgtagtcagctgggatagactccagctcgcctgcgaccctgtagaaggataaagcggctagagataatgagatgagataaaatctgGAAAGTAAAAATATACCCCTGACCCCGGTCACTTGTGCAAGTGTGAGACTCGTCAAACTTTCTGAAGGAACAGAGAGGATTGGGCAGGATTCCTTTGGGAGGAAGCGAGATTGCTCAGGATTCCTTCCAGAGCACATGAGATTCATCAGAAGTCCTTTGGTAGGAGGTGGGATTGGTCAGAGTTCCTTTGATAGTGGAtggggattggtcagaattccttcagggGGCTTGGGATTAGTGGGTAATTCCTTCAGGAGAGGACGAGACTGCTAGGAATTTCTTTGGGATCAGGTGGGATTAGTCACACTTCCCTGTCAAGCAGACAACATTGGTCAGAATTTCTTCCGACATACTTGGGATTAGTCTGGATTCCTTCGGGAGAGAGGAAGATTGGTcagaaaatatttatttaatttatttatattttaattaatattttaattacaaaataaaatgttataattaaaatataaaaatgagAATATCATCAAATTCTAATTTTCTGCTTGTTTTCTACGAGGAAATAACGATCGTAAAATTACAgctaatgtctttttttttttcatttttgttgCTGTTTATAATAACTGAAATTTTAAGGTATTTATATTAATCTAAAGTTTgctcttaaattacttttttttttgtccagacATCATGACGTGATGCTGTTGAAGAAGGGAGATGGGTACGTATATACACTTTTATCTTCACGTTTTTATAAATGAACTATAATTCGTATACACATGTGCAGACTGCAGTGCTGAGGCATGTCGGCTCTGTCCTCCGTTTTCCTTCCGCTCAGAGGAACGTCTGGTCTGGAGGTGAAGCTATTGGACAGGCCTGTGAGTAAATCAGACGTTGAGAATCTGATCCCAGAATTCGCTGGGTCGCACGGAGGCTCCAGTGAGAGCGAGTACAGCGGTGATGATGAGCAGGGCTTCGTGTCCACTGTGGTGTCCAGACAGCAGCAGCAGCCGAGGCGTGTTCACTGGGGGGATCTGTCCAAACAGGACGAGGAAAACCAAGCACACGCCGGTGACGCCGCAGTGGCAGGTACGCGGTGTGAGAAAGCAAAGTGCTGTGCTGATGACACAAAGATCTCTCAACCCGTCACTCACTCGGCGTCTGTGGACGAAACCAATGAACTTCTCCGGCAGGTTACTCTCTCAAACACTCCTGCCTCGGCTGAAAGCTTCCTTGAAACGAACCTCGGCATCTCCCAGGTGGGGATGAGCAAAAAAACTGCTGCTGGACTCCGAAACCTGCTGAAGAGCCACGGGACAGCGAGAGCCAGTGTTTCAGCAGTCACGCTCAGTCTGCTCGAAGATCTCACAAGCACGCTGGTGGAGTGGAGAACCGATGAGACCATGAGGTAAAGGACGAAGACGCACAAAAGCTTGGGGTTTTATCAGCTCTAATATGTATACATTACCGTGGAAACCAAAAAATGTCTCGTTTAACAATTTATTTTCATAAACATTTTGTAAACGTTCCCTCTTAGTTCCTGATCTTTCTTAGCATTTTTTAATTTCTTGTTAAGAGTTGAACATTATAATAATACAATACTGATATAATGATAATCTTGCAATGAATGATGTCACAGTGCACTTTACAGCTGAGAGATCTCAGACGTATAATTTTAAaatcattattttaaaaaattccataattttaataactcatattcatacattttgtaatatacacagtactgtgcaaaagtcttggccccTATGACTTTTGCACATTAAatgtttttaatgttgaaacatttaatttcattatttttgaagccattttttgtcgacagcatttctttacatgtgcccaagTCTTTTGCAcagcttgtgtgtgtatataaaacacAAATATCCTATTAAATAATTTAATTACCTAattaaaaatttttaaaaatgattttaaaaaatatattaaataattTTGTACTGAATATTTTAAAAAGTATTATAAATTATTAactaatttaataattaatttaaattatttttcaaattatataatattttttaaaatttgtactGAACATTTTAAAGTATTATAACCTATTAactaatttaataattaatttaagtcattttaaaaaattatgtaatttttaaaaattttgtaCTGAATATTTAAAAAAGTTTTATAACCTATTAactaatttaataattaatttaaatcatttaaaaataattattttatataattttttaaaattttgtgctgaatcttgaaaaaaaaaccttttacagaattaatttttttcctcctttttatCACTGTTTTATTGATAAACCTAAATATCATGATCCATATCATGTATCATGGATGTGTCTGGGAGTGTCATGATCTATATGATATGATGTTTTTGTCACATCACTGCcctaatctgtttttttttttttttaacttttaacctTTTTATTTAGTTTTGCGATACGTATTTTAAAAACACCTCCTTATATCCGTACTGTAAGGTTCCTGTACGGACCAGATTACACCTCACACACCGAGGCCGAACTGCcgagcgatgatgatgatgaagaaaatgaggaggaggagctggATGAAGATGACCTGGATGATGTTGAGCAGGTGCAGCAGTCAGGAGGAGGTTCGGGAGGAGGAGAAGCTCGGACTCAACCATCTGCAGCAGCACCTGATTACGAGACTCTGAGGAGAGAGAAGCAGATGCTGGAGCTCCGAGTGCACGAGTTTTACAGAGGAGTGTGTGTCCTGCCTGAGGAGGTGCAAAGCGAAGCTCTGGAGGAGAAAACAGACACCGAGGTGAGCAAACCGCCTGGATTTGTGCACTGTGTTAGTTAAATAAATCTTTATTTCCATGATTTAGAGAGTTGAAACACTGACGGTCCACATGAGGGCACTACGTTCAAGAGTACGAGGAGGTACTGCACTGAGAGAGGTTACTGTAGGTCACACAGGGACGGGTTTCAGAACTTTACAACCAGGATGATGTTGAGCAGCACATAACAGGAGCACAGGAGTGAAAGATTCTGTTTAAAAATTCAGATATTTTTGACTATTAATATCTTAAGACACCTATTTTATTTTTCAGTGAATACGCTTGTGGTTATGAATAGAGACGACACCAATTGGGTCGATACCGGCCAAAATGTAAGACAAGATATCTGAGATATAAAGATTTGGAGAATTTGGTCTGATCCTGTAACGAATAGAAAAGATcagatttggaaaaaaaaaatatatatatatatatatatatatatatatatatatatatatatatatatatatatatatactgggtgtgatttgt includes the following:
- the glmna gene encoding glomulin, FKBP associated protein a; this translates as MALEQFSDVVQSCQYVQDENFSPEVFDLFQTAGRSCIEQGHIAHVLSVIIDERNKSIVRCMGWNLLGPLVKVLLKKEEKNLQHCQAILSHLLQVCSPKELVVGLLEQVEEADPDAVVEMIMLLLTPLQTVLLKLGKRKASTLGMALSTLLSQVTKLPVPQSREQEEDDVFGLCRCCTALSHFIKPFVEEIKENIKEHRTVSRDDELRVEILKYCMKSLSGPLLDVQLKDQDTLETSPLRDFATDVLVTLCSIGESLSDLLSHSIPRKRGVPGFLEEEVRYPKESLASLAHLLFVHHIAVDMFPAVLSPVFVLQCNMEHVELLLSRTEESRLQKGLELYEKTLVRAEDSSLPCDLLELKSFLNVPQDLVKVMTLCPVQTVRTKGLSVFQLTINKFNTEAKYKFFRCMLKTSDHAGVEGFIIKNIKNQIDLALTSGEENDWFLGKHLLPLLRQVLSLPQGPETDLLHNLDRIMESLNLLRYLLIRDKERHNETGIWSELCVIEENYLKPLRMGLNMSRAHYEAELKSTKEKKNSTADSKAPACTVTIGNDTLPNMTPKMQLQVLQSALYTFDLIESVLARIEEIAEAKGQT
- the rpap2 gene encoding putative RNA polymerase II subunit B1 CTD phosphatase rpap2, giving the protein METGEKDRARSSKLKKGGKAAQVRSAEEEARRKEVLKEALREKLELERRALQVVERLLDDSVTEDFLIDCARLITPANYRDAVEERSIARLCGYPLCSNKFTHVLTQQYKISTKSNKVYDITERKCFCSNFCYKASKYLEVQISKSPLWLRKEERHHDVMLLKKGDGGTSGLEVKLLDRPVSKSDVENLIPEFAGSHGGSSESEYSGDDEQGFVSTVVSRQQQQPRRVHWGDLSKQDEENQAHAGDAAVAGTRCEKAKCCADDTKISQPVTHSASVDETNELLRQVTLSNTPASAESFLETNLGISQVGMSKKTAAGLRNLLKSHGTARASVSAVTLSLLEDLTSTLVEWRTDETMRFLYGPDYTSHTEAELPSDDDDEENEEEELDEDDLDDVEQVQQSGGGSGGGEARTQPSAAAPDYETLRREKQMLELRVHEFYRGVCVLPEEVQSEALEEKTDTEERENVPPLLLADSRAQRAIQRRIAVEKLCRSLRDIVGPLGVTMNEIINDINGIVRTFRFTNVNIIHKPPEWTLIAVVLLSALTAVSPSLKESMTRMCSVEYISSLMKELRLKDEDLQSLVKLFKPDRKSHARCSAAEESRVTAQENV